A segment of the Lycium barbarum isolate Lr01 chromosome 7, ASM1917538v2, whole genome shotgun sequence genome:
gagcttctctatgtatatattttttcttctttctttggctttgtgaagacccctatttatagttgcaggagagagctagggtttgtatatgattggttgaaccatgtcatttgaacacttggcgacatttgattggttcttctattgacttgacatgctgCGTCACTTATACACGTGAcatgattttattggtccttgacttgacttggcgCGCCACATCATTTGACAAGTGACATGAACCTTGGGCTAatagagtgggctcatcatgtgaagtccgacaagatagactagctagcccaattgaattggtctttCAATTAAATCAATATCAATTGGACCTAAGCAATTAATCCGATTATATTAATCCATAATATTTGTTTGAACCAATACATCTCGAATTTAGAATGTGATCCAAATTAATTAGTGGATTTAAGTTCGACTAAATTTCAGTGCTTACATATTTTCAAGATTAAAGAATTAGCCACCCACTTAATTTATTATATTAAGTTATTTATCTccaaaaagaagaagttttttCCAGAGGTCACTTTTTAAAGTTTTGGATAATACGTGGCCATTTGTCCAAGAAATTTACTGTTCGTCTTTTGGATGGGCTCATTTGGTAATCATTTTAGTTCCCAAAAATACCCTTATGTTGTAGAACCTTCAGTTATTATTGACTCTAAATTTGCCATCCTCATGATAGGcacatttaatatatttttatttgaaaaaaGGTTCAAACTTATTTTTGTAACTTGTGAAATGGTCGATTTTGCCCTCAATTTAAAATTATGCTAATTATGGTCTCGCCGTTAcaaaattgatatatatatatatatattcttattttCCAACATAGCTAAGGAAATTATTATttattcaaaaaaataataatctaaAACTGCTTCAGTGATTTGCAAAATTGCACGTTTACTTATTTGGTTCACAAGCTGTTTTATGTTACTTATATTTGTGAGCATTTATTTAAGGGAAAATAACAGTCTATGTTTATTTGGAGAAACTATTTACCCGAAATGACCCTTATTTTTAATATTACCCGAAATGACTCTTTTGGTAGTTAATTCAGTTTGTTTCCAGCTTTCACATtataacttctttttttttattttttgcgcGGACTGACCTTCgcctggggtggtctttaatttttgtccttcaaactGGAGGTCTCCATTCACCTAATACCCCGAAGTTGTGGGTTCAAATTctagctcagttaaaaaaaatattgcaaaacagaattttgcaaatctgtcaATGAGGCAGAATTTGGgcgtaaaaattaaagaccaccaatttaagggcTAAAAATAAAAGACCACCCCCAACGAAGAGCAATCCTGGAAATTGCCCTATTATAACTATGTTCAGAAAAATAAACTCGTTTTATTAAAAATTGACATGCTAGATAACTTGGTGATATTACACATGTAATAAGACTTTTTTTTCCGGGTAAATTcttactactttttttttttggtttcctaTCCGATATTCGATATCTACATTAGGGCTTGTCTAATCCGAATTCATGCCCATTAATCtcactttgaggggcaaaacacTCCCTAACGTCCTTTATCTAATTTTCACCAAAGGAGTAATGCATGAAATACCTCACATAATTATTTCATTTTAGCAAACAAAGAACAAAATATACGAGGGCAATTTGGGTATTTCTTAATCAATTGGTCCCGTTTAGACAGTAATGGTGTGAAAGGACATAAAAGTTTTTGGCTGATGGAATGAAGTGAGAGGGGACTGCAAATATAAATATGCAACAACCACTTTTCAGATTATGTCACGAATACTTCTCATATTAATGAGATGTTAGTCACATTTAAGCTCTTTAATTAGGttttaacaaataaaaaaaaattgttatgcCTTGGGGAGTGATGAGTGAACAAATTTGCAGTTGGGGAATGACTAAAGAAGGATGGAGAAAGGGACCTTGGACTGCTGAAGAATATAAATTGCTCATTGAATATGTAAAATTGCATGGTGAAGGCAGATGGAGTTCTGTTGCTAATGTTGCaggtaaaaagaaaaatattacaCAATATTTTATGTTTTCAAGAGTCCAATACACACATTTGACCTCAATTAATTCAGACTTGTGTCCCGCGTAAGATTCATTAAAAGTGAAAGCACTAATATTCATATCTAGAACTCGAACATGAGATATCTGGCTAAAGGTGAAGGGATCTTACAAAATAATATGTTACTATTTCTGTTTTCAACTTATTTTTCATCACTTCATACAATAAAAATCCTACTACTACATATTTCATCAAGAAAAGGGTCTTTTTCTGTTTTTAATAATAAATACAAGTGGCACATTGATACTTACACGTATTACATCAAAATTAGAtgcaaattcaagatttgaatTATATGGATTTCTACTACGAATTTAAGCTAATACTATAATAATAACTGGATTATAGTCAAATATTTACATATATTTAGTGAATTAAATTCACGTGTACCCGTAATAAACCCTCTTGGATCTACCTCTGATTGAGATGGGCCTAAATGGAGTTACATAAATAATGAAAATTCATATAACATATTCAACTTATATAATAGTATTAACGAGTAGTTATTGTTATACACTGAATATTTGTATTGGGTACTTGGTTCATATTGCAGGATTGAAAAGGAATGCAAAAGGTAGTAGGTTGAGATGGGTGAATTACTTGAGGCCAGACCTAAAAAGGGGACAAATTACACCAAATGAAGAAAAAATAATTCTAGAGCTCCATGCTAAATGGGGAAACAggtcttttttttccttttcttttttcctctctCAAAAGAAAGTTTTTGGACATTCTTGAAAGTTTTTGATGTTTCATAAGCATAATCTTCAACAATAACTTGACGAAAATAAATACAGGTGGGCAACTATAGCTAGAAACTTGGGAGGGAGAACTGACAATGAGATCAAGAACTATTGGAGAACTCATTTCAAGAAAAAGACCAAACACTCGAATGACAAATTCAAAAAATCAAACGCAATATAAAAAGAAAACAATTAAAGTAGCAgcagcaataacaacaacaacagaaaTCGTACACCGAAACTGATTCGACTAGTGTCGTGCCATTCAACAACAAGAAGAACTACTATGCCTCCATCCCGAACAAGTTGGGAAACAGAATCGTATCGTTACTCGATAAAAGTGAGAATAGAGTACCAACTGCGCCTAAAGGGAACCAAGAAATGGACATTTTGTACCCAAATAAAGCTGATGATCAGGAGCAAGGTGATTTAATTTACTCCATGCTCAATCTTCATCAAATGAAAACATCAATTGGGATGGCTTATGGAACTTGGAGAATTTTCAATGCAATTTCAGCACTGCAACTTATTAATACTAATCCTCCTCATGATCTAGAAACTATGGATACTCCTTTTTATTGAATTCTAAGTAAATGTTTGTATACTATTTGCTCGAagttaaagaaatatttgaagttaagAAAGAGTTTTTGGAAGTTAAAGCTAAGTGTGAACTTTGAATGTTAAATTTACTTGAATTAGAGTTTGTGCAAGTTGAAGTTCATGTTACCATTTAGAAAATTGGTAATAACCTAATTGTCATATTGGAAAATTGTATCATAATTGTCTTAAGTTAGTAGCTTATTAGTTGATGTTCTCTTTTATAGCAATAGACGTTGATAGATCAATCTAGAGAGTAGTATTTGAAATACGTTATGCTTTCTTTAAGTTAAAAAGGGCTACAGTGCCCCCATTTATCATCTGTTGTATAGAGTACAAACAAATTTTGACTGAATTTTGGGTGTAGAATTTATcaacttttttatttatttattttcatgcTTGTCTTTTATTTACGACTCTAACTATTCGACAGCTTATTTCATcttaaactatttttttattttgagaaaaaaaaaattagaaagagGAGATAAGGAAAAAGTTGAACTTTAAATAAATTGTCAAATCCCAAGTTTTTTGTAATGTTCTTTAATCTCTTTCTGATTTTAAAAAATTTGAGCCACCGTAAAAAGAAAGTGATCCCGGGTACCTTTTAATTCTTAATCAAAGATTAGGAGTTCGAATTTTGAGACTGTCTCAGGCCTCAATTGTTTGTACCTAATAGAGGTCTGAAGGCCGTCTGTAATTCACTTATTTGTTGTGAATAGATCTTACTTATTAAGATCTTGaataaagtcttaatatcattaagagaatTTTTGTGATAATTTTCACCATTACTCTATCAACAAACACAACCACTAACCACCTTTGTCATCACAATCACCACCATCATCGTCAACCACCGCCACCGTTGACACCTATCACCAACTGACTCTGCCATCACAAACATCACTGGCAACTACCATCGCCGCCAACTACTATTGTCGGTCGCTGCCACACCTACCACTCCAGCCCCCTTAGTCATTAAATCACTTATCATCATCCATACAAATATCTATAATATATAAAAGGCCTCGTACATATGCAACCCCTTTAACTTGTCCAAATTTTTTATTGAAACACATGAAGTTAACCTTGTTTATATTAAACACCCGAACTCAAGCTAAATTGTGTTTTTAGACATATATTTTGCAACTCCAAGCAATCTTATATCACTCTCTGCCAACGTGACAAGTAAAACCAATAAGAAAAAGCCACAtcaccaaaaaagaaaaattaaaaattgGAAGACCCTGTCTTGTCTCTTAAATCTAGTCTTTCTCCACTTTTTCCTTTCCCCTGTTAGCAGTAAATTACCTAAAGCTC
Coding sequences within it:
- the LOC132601936 gene encoding transcription factor MYB48-like, whose translation is MSEQICSWGMTKEGWRKGPWTAEEYKLLIEYVKLHGEGRWSSVANVAGLKRNAKGSRLRWVNYLRPDLKRGQITPNEEKIILELHAKWGNRWATIARNLGGRTDNEIKNYWRTHFKKKTKLDLSLQRRGLTAI